In one Oscillospiraceae bacterium genomic region, the following are encoded:
- the hemN gene encoding coproporphyrinogen III oxidase, with the protein MSEKLGVYIHIPFCHSKCDYCDFYSLAGREGRMDDYQKALLAHIKETAPLTRGYQVDSVYFGGGTPSFYGDKRLRELLGEVLKRFDMSRDAEITVECNPESADKKALARLRRAGVNRISLGVQSACDQDLAALHRPHTFRQAQDAVRAAREARIKNLSLDLIYGLPGQTLSGWRETVDRVLALEPEHLSCYGLKVEEGTPLYGRVQRGESLPDDDLQADMYLWMVERLAAAGYRQYEISNFSRPGYQSRHNLKYWMGRPYLGFGCGAHSDFGGRRYSFLRDLDAYVDRILGGGPVIDESDFIPPKERGGEYLMLRLRTTRGIEEWEYRREFFMNFDPIEQKLEEYERRGWAARCDRRWYLTPQGFLISNQLIGELLDIQERATLETTLPRLRQNPPDRGGQA; encoded by the coding sequence ATGTCTGAAAAACTGGGCGTTTACATCCATATCCCCTTCTGCCACAGCAAATGCGACTACTGCGACTTCTACTCGCTGGCGGGCCGCGAGGGGCGGATGGACGACTATCAGAAGGCGCTGCTGGCCCACATTAAGGAGACCGCCCCCCTCACCCGGGGGTACCAGGTGGACAGCGTGTACTTCGGGGGCGGCACCCCCAGCTTCTACGGGGACAAGCGCCTGCGGGAGCTGCTGGGCGAGGTGCTCAAGCGCTTTGACATGAGCAGGGACGCCGAGATTACGGTGGAGTGCAACCCGGAGTCAGCGGACAAAAAGGCCCTGGCCCGTCTGCGGCGGGCGGGGGTCAACCGCATCTCCCTGGGCGTGCAGTCGGCCTGCGACCAGGATCTGGCCGCCCTGCACCGGCCCCACACCTTCCGGCAGGCCCAGGACGCGGTGCGCGCCGCCCGGGAGGCCCGGATCAAAAACCTGAGCCTGGACCTCATCTACGGCCTGCCCGGACAGACCCTGTCCGGCTGGCGGGAGACGGTGGACCGGGTGCTCGCCCTGGAGCCCGAGCACCTGTCCTGCTACGGCCTGAAGGTGGAGGAGGGCACCCCCCTCTACGGCCGGGTGCAGCGGGGCGAGAGCCTGCCCGACGACGATTTGCAGGCCGACATGTACCTGTGGATGGTGGAGCGGCTGGCCGCCGCGGGCTACCGCCAGTACGAGATCTCCAATTTCTCCCGGCCCGGGTACCAGTCCCGCCACAACCTGAAATACTGGATGGGCAGGCCCTACCTGGGCTTCGGCTGCGGGGCCCACTCCGACTTCGGTGGGCGGCGCTACTCCTTCCTGCGGGATCTGGACGCCTACGTGGACCGCATCCTGGGCGGAGGCCCGGTCATCGACGAGTCCGACTTCATCCCCCCCAAGGAGCGGGGCGGCGAGTACCTGATGCTCCGCCTGCGCACCACCCGGGGCATCGAGGAGTGGGAGTACCGGCGGGAGTTCTTCATGAACTTCGACCCCATCGAGCAGAAGCTGGAGGAGTACGAGCGCCGGGGCTGGGCCGCGCGGTGCGACCGGCGCTGGTACCTGACCCCCCAGGGCTTTTTGATCTCCAACCAGCTCATTGGCGAGCTGCTGGACATCCAGGAGCGGGCCACCCTGGAGACCACCCTGCCGCGGCTGCGGCAGAATCCCCCCGACCGGGGCGGACAGGCTTAA
- a CDS encoding transcriptional regulator — protein sequence MKNRISELRRTRRVTQEELAEAVGVTRQTIISLENGRYNASLQLAHRLARYFGMSIEELFLFEEEQACSSV from the coding sequence GTGAAAAACCGGATTTCCGAGCTGCGGCGGACGCGCAGGGTCACCCAGGAGGAGCTGGCCGAGGCCGTGGGGGTCACCCGCCAGACCATCATCTCCCTGGAGAACGGGCGCTACAACGCCTCCCTCCAGCTGGCCCACAGGCTGGCGCGCTACTTCGGCATGTCCATCGAGGAACTTTTTTTATTTGAGGAGGAGCAGGCATGTTCATCCGTATGA
- a CDS encoding putative RNA pseudouridine synthase, whose amino-acid sequence MSARRLELTVTPDQAGQKVDALLRRAFGLSGTVIRRVKWLEDGILLDGARVHTDRVVEAGQVLSVRVGGGGAGRTAPVPGPLDVVYEDEDLLVLNKAPGVLVHPSHGHYSDTLGNFIAAYYEKQGIQADFHPVHRLDKGTSGLLVVAKHPHAQEGLKNQLHTPRFRRIYLAVCDGAPDSPAGTVDAPIGRAPGSLMARRVDPDGLPARTQYETLETARGRALLRLELKTGRTHQIRVHMAWLGHPLTGDFLYGKEDRALIGRPALHSHALELDHPVTGARLAFTVPLPEDMARLLR is encoded by the coding sequence GTGAGCGCGCGCAGGCTGGAGCTGACGGTCACCCCGGACCAGGCGGGGCAGAAGGTGGACGCCCTGCTTCGGCGGGCCTTCGGCCTGTCCGGCACGGTGATCCGCCGGGTGAAGTGGCTGGAGGACGGCATCCTGCTGGACGGGGCGCGGGTGCACACCGACCGGGTGGTGGAGGCGGGGCAGGTGCTCTCGGTGCGGGTGGGGGGCGGCGGCGCGGGGCGCACGGCGCCCGTGCCCGGCCCCCTGGACGTGGTGTACGAGGACGAGGACCTGCTGGTGCTGAACAAGGCCCCGGGGGTGCTGGTCCACCCCAGCCACGGGCACTATTCCGATACGCTGGGTAATTTTATTGCCGCTTATTACGAAAAGCAGGGGATCCAGGCCGATTTTCACCCGGTCCACCGTCTGGATAAGGGCACCTCGGGGCTGCTGGTGGTGGCCAAGCACCCCCACGCCCAGGAGGGGCTGAAAAACCAGCTCCACACCCCCCGGTTCCGCCGGATTTACCTGGCGGTGTGCGACGGCGCGCCGGACTCTCCCGCCGGGACGGTGGACGCCCCCATCGGCCGGGCGCCCGGCTCCCTGATGGCGCGGCGGGTGGACCCGGACGGACTCCCCGCCCGGACGCAGTACGAGACGCTGGAGACGGCGCGGGGCCGCGCCCTGCTGCGGCTGGAGCTCAAGACCGGGCGGACCCACCAGATCCGGGTGCACATGGCCTGGCTGGGCCACCCCCTCACTGGGGACTTTCTCTACGGCAAGGAGGACAGGGCCCTAATCGGCAGGCCCGCCCTCCACTCCCACGCGCTGGAGCTGGACCACCCGGTCACCGGGGCGCGGCTGGCCTTCACCGTCCCTCTGCCGGAGGACATGGCCCGCCTGCTGCGGTGA
- the rpsR gene encoding 30S ribosomal protein S18, with product MAMDRERPRGRKRRKVCTFCVDKVEHIDYKDAVKLRRFLSERSKILPRRTTGTCAMHQRQLTEAIKRARQIALLPYVTD from the coding sequence ATGGCTATGGATAGAGAGCGGCCCCGCGGCCGTAAGCGCCGCAAGGTCTGCACCTTCTGCGTGGACAAGGTGGAGCACATCGACTATAAGGACGCGGTCAAGCTGCGCCGGTTCCTTTCCGAGCGCTCCAAGATCCTGCCCCGCCGCACCACCGGCACCTGCGCCATGCATCAGCGCCAGCTGACCGAGGCCATCAAGCGCGCCCGCCAGATCGCGCTGCTGCCCTACGTCACCGACTGA
- the rpsF gene encoding 30S ribosomal protein S6: MAKLNANYETIFILDPNLGEEGTAALVAKFKDLVEKRGVLAEVDEWGKRHLAYPINDQNEGYYVMITFSSEPTFPQELDRIFRITDGVMRSLIVCKDEK; encoded by the coding sequence ATGGCAAAGTTAAACGCAAATTACGAGACTATCTTCATCCTGGATCCCAATCTGGGTGAGGAGGGCACTGCCGCCCTGGTCGCCAAGTTCAAGGACCTGGTGGAGAAGCGCGGCGTCCTGGCCGAGGTTGACGAGTGGGGCAAGCGCCATCTGGCCTATCCCATCAACGACCAGAACGAGGGCTACTACGTGATGATTACCTTCAGCTCGGAGCCCACGTTCCCCCAGGAGCTGGACCGTATCTTCCGCATTACCGACGGCGTGATGCGCTCCCTCATCGTCTGCAAGGACGAGAAATAA
- the gtaB gene encoding UTP--glucose-1-phosphate uridylyltransferase, translating into MKVRKAVIPAAGLGTRMLPATKTVPKEMLPMVDKPVIQYIIEEAVAAGIEDILIVTNRAKSAMDDYFDYYPELETRLNQAGKDKELSEVRRAADLANIFYVRQKETKGLGHAIWRAKRFVGDEPFAVLLGDDIMRAQKPVTLQLVEAAEKYAAAAVGVQKVTTEAISKYSSVKVSPLEERIFSVADMNEKPSPEQMFSNFAILGRYVLTPEIFDILENLKPGYGGEIQLTDGLRELSQRSRMVAVDFEGRRYDTGNLRGFLEATIDFALDHPETGPWLSRFIREKAAKL; encoded by the coding sequence ATGAAGGTCCGCAAGGCAGTCATCCCGGCCGCCGGGCTGGGTACCCGGATGCTCCCCGCCACCAAGACGGTGCCCAAGGAGATGCTCCCCATGGTGGACAAGCCGGTGATCCAGTACATCATCGAGGAGGCGGTGGCCGCCGGGATTGAGGACATCCTCATCGTCACCAACCGCGCCAAGTCCGCCATGGACGACTATTTCGACTACTACCCCGAGCTGGAGACCCGCCTGAATCAGGCGGGAAAGGACAAGGAGCTGTCCGAGGTCCGCCGGGCGGCGGATCTGGCCAACATCTTCTACGTCCGGCAGAAGGAGACCAAGGGCCTGGGCCACGCCATCTGGCGGGCCAAGCGCTTCGTGGGGGACGAGCCCTTCGCCGTGCTGCTGGGGGACGACATCATGCGGGCCCAGAAGCCGGTGACCCTGCAGCTCGTGGAGGCCGCGGAGAAGTACGCCGCCGCCGCCGTGGGGGTGCAGAAGGTGACCACCGAGGCCATCTCCAAGTACTCCTCGGTCAAGGTCTCCCCCCTGGAGGAGCGGATCTTCTCGGTGGCCGACATGAACGAGAAGCCCAGCCCCGAGCAGATGTTCTCCAACTTCGCCATTTTGGGCCGCTACGTGCTCACCCCCGAGATCTTCGACATCCTGGAGAACCTGAAGCCGGGCTACGGCGGGGAGATCCAGCTCACCGACGGCCTGCGGGAGCTGTCCCAGCGCAGCCGCATGGTGGCGGTGGACTTCGAGGGGCGGCGCTACGACACCGGCAACCTGCGCGGCTTCCTGGAGGCCACCATCGATTTCGCCCTGGACCACCCCGAGACCGGGCCATGGCTGAGCAGGTTTATCCGGGAAAAAGCGGCCAAGCTGTAA
- a CDS encoding transporter: MRKFDVRQITLCAMVAALYAVLSYFGSIFGLTYGPIQFRFAEALCVLPFLFPATAPGLFVGCLITNLMSTVGPLDVVFGSLATLLAALWTSRMPNRWLAPLPPVLCNGVIIGAMIAWYEVGFGPGFWGMFAFNGLTVALGELGACYVLGSLLLTVLPKIRPLQPLLSRRACRTV, from the coding sequence ATGCGCAAATTTGACGTCAGACAGATCACCCTGTGCGCCATGGTGGCCGCCCTGTACGCGGTGCTGAGCTATTTCGGCAGCATCTTCGGCCTGACCTACGGCCCCATTCAGTTCCGCTTTGCCGAGGCCCTGTGCGTGCTGCCCTTTCTCTTCCCCGCCACTGCGCCGGGGCTGTTCGTCGGCTGCCTCATCACCAACCTGATGAGCACCGTGGGCCCTCTGGACGTGGTATTCGGCTCCCTGGCCACCCTGCTGGCCGCCCTCTGGACCAGCAGGATGCCCAACCGCTGGCTGGCCCCCCTGCCCCCCGTCCTGTGCAACGGCGTGATTATCGGTGCCATGATCGCTTGGTACGAGGTGGGCTTCGGCCCCGGCTTCTGGGGCATGTTCGCCTTCAACGGCCTGACGGTGGCCCTGGGCGAGCTGGGCGCCTGCTACGTGCTGGGCTCCCTTCTGCTGACGGTATTGCCCAAAATCAGGCCCCTGCAGCCGCTGCTGTCCAGGCGGGCCTGCCGAACAGTTTAA
- a CDS encoding cation diffusion facilitator transporter: protein MDVLERRRRADRVCIISIAVNLLLAAFKLFAGLWARSGAMVSDAVHSASDVLSTLVVMLGVRLGGREADRDHPYGHERFECVAALLLAVLLGAVGLGIGWAGVHKLLPGARQALSPPGALALAAAVVSVAVKEAMYWYTRAAARRLGSSALMADAWHHRSDALSSVGSFAGILGARLGAPILDPIAGLVICLFILKAAVDIFRDAVSRMTDRACGGETEAALRAAVLAQPGVLGVDSLHTRLFGDRIYLDVEIRADGRQSLTQAHAVAQRVHDALEAGFPQVKHCMVHVNPQ, encoded by the coding sequence ATGGACGTGCTGGAACGCAGGCGCAGGGCCGACCGCGTGTGCATCATTTCCATCGCGGTCAACCTGCTGCTGGCCGCCTTCAAGCTCTTCGCCGGGCTCTGGGCCCGGTCGGGCGCCATGGTCTCGGACGCGGTCCACTCCGCCTCCGACGTGCTGTCCACCCTGGTGGTGATGCTGGGGGTGCGCCTGGGCGGGCGGGAAGCCGACCGGGACCACCCCTACGGCCACGAGCGCTTCGAGTGCGTGGCCGCGCTGCTGCTGGCCGTGCTGCTGGGGGCGGTGGGGCTGGGCATCGGCTGGGCGGGCGTGCACAAGCTGCTGCCCGGCGCGCGGCAGGCCCTCTCCCCGCCCGGCGCGCTGGCGCTGGCGGCGGCGGTGGTCTCCGTGGCCGTGAAGGAGGCCATGTACTGGTACACCCGCGCCGCCGCCAGGCGGCTGGGCTCCAGCGCCCTGATGGCCGACGCGTGGCACCACCGCTCGGACGCGCTGTCCAGCGTGGGCAGCTTCGCGGGCATCCTGGGCGCCCGGCTGGGCGCGCCCATCCTGGACCCCATCGCCGGGCTGGTCATCTGCCTGTTCATCCTCAAGGCGGCGGTGGACATCTTCCGGGACGCGGTGTCCCGCATGACCGACCGCGCCTGCGGCGGCGAGACCGAGGCCGCCCTGCGCGCCGCCGTGCTGGCCCAGCCCGGGGTGCTGGGGGTGGACAGCCTCCACACCCGGCTCTTCGGGGACCGGATCTACCTGGACGTGGAGATCCGCGCCGACGGGCGGCAGTCCCTGACCCAGGCCCACGCCGTGGCCCAGCGGGTCCACGACGCGCTGGAGGCCGGCTTCCCCCAGGTCAAGCACTGCATGGTGCATGTCAACCCGCAGTAG
- a CDS encoding S-adenosylmethionine-dependent methyltransferase, whose amino-acid sequence MSAMGTYFDETARRWDTPRRVERARYLVPLLEEVLDGGTYSAGLELGCGTGLISLPLAHRFRELYCVERSAEMLEVLGEKCAAAGVGNIFPRGLRFLTDTANRGRFDVAFGSMVFHHMDDLCGELRSVRSLLKKTGRLLAVDLDTADPRLHAGEPGFRGVDGFDRGDFASVLEICGFRDAAFSTVYRGEKELAGERVPYSLFLCTALCR is encoded by the coding sequence TTGAGCGCCATGGGGACGTATTTTGACGAGACGGCCCGCCGCTGGGACACCCCCCGCCGGGTGGAGCGGGCCCGGTACCTGGTTCCCCTCCTGGAGGAGGTCTTGGACGGCGGGACGTACAGCGCCGGGCTGGAGCTGGGCTGCGGCACGGGGCTCATCTCCCTGCCCCTGGCCCACCGCTTCCGGGAGCTCTACTGCGTGGAACGCTCGGCGGAGATGCTGGAGGTGCTGGGGGAGAAGTGCGCCGCCGCGGGGGTGGGGAACATCTTCCCCCGGGGCCTGCGCTTTCTCACCGACACGGCCAACCGGGGCCGCTTCGACGTGGCCTTCGGCTCCATGGTTTTCCACCACATGGACGATCTGTGTGGAGAACTGCGATCCGTGCGCAGCCTGCTGAAAAAGACCGGCCGCCTGCTGGCGGTGGACCTGGACACGGCCGACCCCCGCCTCCACGCCGGGGAGCCCGGCTTCCGCGGGGTGGACGGCTTCGACCGGGGGGACTTTGCCTCGGTGCTGGAGATCTGCGGCTTCCGGGACGCGGCCTTCTCCACCGTGTACCGGGGGGAAAAGGAGCTTGCGGGGGAGCGCGTGCCCTACTCCCTCTTCCTCTGCACGGCCCTGTGCCGGTAA
- a CDS encoding peptidase P60, producing MKALVRAPICPLMLHPSRQCALADEVLCGDWVEVLEQTRTGWYLVRTSYRYTGYAPAEGLLFGEGNAERWAGLPKLVVTRSFADVLAAPAVQGFCLETLPRGALVSPVGQPDRNGWQKLSLCDGREGYAKAGLLDACRTRTDLGDEAALRRAVVCSAMSYLGTQYRWGGKSPLGIDCSGLTAMAYLLNGVVIYRDAAIREGFPVHEISRQDMKPADLIFFPGHVAMYLGEGRYIHSTAQTGSDGVVINSLDPADPGYRADLPGQITAVGSIF from the coding sequence ATGAAAGCGCTCGTCCGCGCCCCCATCTGCCCCCTGATGCTCCACCCCAGCCGCCAGTGCGCGCTGGCCGACGAGGTCCTGTGCGGCGACTGGGTGGAGGTCCTGGAGCAGACCCGGACCGGCTGGTACCTGGTGCGCACCTCCTACCGCTACACCGGCTACGCCCCCGCCGAGGGGCTCCTCTTCGGCGAGGGCAACGCGGAGCGGTGGGCCGGCCTGCCCAAGCTGGTGGTCACGCGCTCCTTTGCTGACGTCCTCGCGGCCCCCGCCGTGCAGGGCTTCTGCCTGGAAACCCTGCCCCGGGGGGCGCTGGTCTCCCCCGTGGGCCAGCCGGACCGGAACGGGTGGCAGAAGCTCTCCCTCTGCGACGGCCGTGAGGGGTACGCCAAGGCCGGCCTGCTGGACGCCTGCCGCACCCGTACCGACCTCGGGGACGAGGCGGCGCTGCGCCGGGCGGTGGTCTGCTCCGCCATGTCCTACCTGGGCACCCAGTACCGCTGGGGCGGCAAGTCCCCCCTGGGCATCGACTGCTCCGGCCTGACGGCCATGGCCTATCTGCTCAACGGCGTGGTCATCTACCGGGACGCGGCCATCCGGGAGGGCTTTCCCGTCCACGAGATCTCCAGGCAGGACATGAAGCCCGCCGACCTCATCTTCTTCCCCGGCCACGTGGCCATGTACCTGGGAGAGGGCCGCTACATCCACTCCACCGCCCAAACCGGCAGCGACGGCGTGGTGATCAACAGCCTGGACCCCGCCGACCCCGGCTACCGCGCCGATCTGCCCGGGCAGATCACGGCGGTGGGCAGCATCTTTTGA
- the ykfA gene encoding putative murein peptide carboxypeptidase: MITPKPLYPGARVALVCASSAVPEDALPSALETVRALGLEPVPFPSCFARNRRGYLAASDDQRAGDVNSAFADPDLEGVFCLRGGYGAHRILPLLDLKMIAAHPKYFSGYSDVTALHTAFNQCCRFITYHTVMPSTPCADLDGFTLGYLRRALSGALAGPVELPPGAALRLLASGKNGRVAAPLCGGNLSLLAASLGTPWEIDTRGKLLFLEDVGEKTYRIDAMLTQLRNAGKFGACCGVLLGAWTDCAPEDPGRTLTLEEIFTDLIVPAGKPVLSGVPCGHVLPTLALPLGGTVLLDAGATSLEILP, from the coding sequence TTGATAACGCCCAAGCCCCTTTACCCCGGCGCGCGGGTGGCGCTGGTGTGCGCCTCCTCCGCCGTGCCCGAAGATGCGCTCCCCTCCGCCCTGGAGACCGTCCGGGCCCTGGGCCTGGAGCCCGTGCCCTTCCCCTCCTGCTTTGCGCGGAACCGGCGCGGCTACCTGGCCGCCTCCGACGACCAGCGCGCCGGCGACGTGAACTCCGCCTTCGCCGACCCGGATCTGGAGGGGGTTTTTTGCCTGCGGGGCGGCTACGGCGCCCACCGCATCCTCCCCCTGCTGGATTTGAAGATGATCGCCGCCCACCCCAAGTACTTTTCCGGGTACAGCGACGTGACCGCCCTGCACACCGCCTTCAACCAGTGCTGCCGCTTTATCACCTACCACACGGTGATGCCCTCCACCCCCTGCGCAGACCTGGACGGCTTCACCCTGGGCTACCTCCGCCGCGCCCTCTCCGGCGCCCTGGCCGGGCCGGTGGAGCTGCCCCCCGGGGCGGCGCTGCGTCTACTCGCCTCCGGCAAAAACGGGCGGGTGGCCGCGCCCCTGTGCGGGGGCAACCTGTCCCTGCTCGCCGCCTCCCTGGGCACCCCCTGGGAGATCGACACCCGGGGCAAGCTGCTCTTCCTGGAGGACGTGGGGGAAAAGACCTACCGCATCGACGCCATGCTCACCCAGCTGCGCAACGCCGGGAAATTCGGCGCCTGCTGCGGCGTGCTGCTGGGGGCCTGGACGGACTGCGCGCCCGAGGATCCCGGGCGCACCCTCACCCTGGAGGAGATCTTCACCGACCTCATTGTCCCGGCGGGCAAGCCGGTCCTCTCCGGCGTACCCTGCGGCCACGTGCTGCCCACCCTGGCCCTCCCCCTGGGGGGCACGGTGCTGCTGGACGCCGGGGCCACCTCCCTGGAGATCCTGCCCTGA
- a CDS encoding aminoacyl-histidine dipeptidase — translation MSPTYILDQYKPRVFMHTFEDIARIPHGSGEEAGVARYIMDFARDCGLTPEPDEHGNVLIRMPASAGCGQIPPVLFQAHMDMVCAKDPGVKHDFSRDPLELFVAEGDVLYARGTTLGADNAVGLCLMLGLMREEPPVHPPIEFLFTVEEETGLFGMRKFDFSKLKARRMINMDCGDADMICVCGSGAAHDCITLPLQRCGYEGLKCALSVTNLVGGHSGLRIGEGRANGITLLGRLLQRLVEDCGVRIERVDSPETSGIPTDCTAVVMLPAGGLGAAQAAAAGLQQALREEYGDRDPNITFTLESYGEGAMQVLEPQCAQRLVKLLCGIAYGVTHWDEDGESVITSSCTFRLATLEDRVEIGYSIRSAIDSEKWAMQDDVAALAKDCGADIELTDHYAGWPIRPDSPIQDLCRRTYRELFGAELKTEKAHGGIEPGIAIGALPDMDAMGIAPTGRGAHTTTEHLYLREVEPVWELLRAMLERMCRGS, via the coding sequence ATGAGTCCAACCTATATCCTTGACCAATACAAGCCCCGCGTCTTTATGCACACCTTCGAGGACATCGCCCGCATCCCCCACGGCTCCGGCGAGGAGGCCGGGGTGGCCCGGTACATCATGGACTTCGCCAGGGACTGCGGCCTCACCCCCGAGCCGGACGAGCACGGCAACGTCCTCATCCGCATGCCCGCCTCCGCCGGGTGCGGGCAGATCCCCCCCGTCCTCTTCCAGGCCCACATGGACATGGTGTGCGCCAAGGACCCCGGCGTGAAGCACGACTTCAGCCGGGACCCCCTGGAGCTGTTCGTGGCGGAGGGCGACGTGCTCTACGCCAGGGGCACCACCCTGGGGGCCGACAACGCGGTGGGCCTGTGCCTCATGCTGGGGCTGATGCGGGAGGAGCCCCCCGTCCACCCCCCCATCGAATTCCTCTTCACCGTGGAGGAGGAGACCGGGCTCTTCGGGATGCGCAAATTCGATTTCAGCAAGCTCAAGGCCCGCCGCATGATCAACATGGACTGCGGCGACGCGGACATGATCTGCGTGTGCGGCTCGGGCGCGGCCCACGACTGCATCACCCTGCCCCTCCAGCGCTGCGGCTACGAGGGCCTGAAATGCGCCCTGTCGGTGACCAACCTGGTGGGCGGGCACTCAGGCCTGCGCATCGGGGAGGGCCGCGCCAACGGCATCACCCTCCTGGGCCGGCTGCTCCAGCGGCTGGTGGAGGACTGCGGGGTGCGGATTGAGCGGGTGGACTCCCCCGAGACCTCGGGCATCCCCACCGACTGCACCGCCGTCGTGATGCTCCCCGCCGGGGGCCTCGGCGCGGCCCAGGCCGCTGCGGCCGGCCTCCAGCAGGCGCTGCGGGAGGAGTACGGCGACCGGGATCCGAATATCACCTTCACCCTGGAATCCTACGGCGAGGGCGCCATGCAGGTGCTGGAGCCCCAGTGCGCCCAACGTTTGGTCAAGCTGCTCTGCGGCATCGCCTACGGCGTGACCCACTGGGACGAGGACGGCGAGAGCGTCATCACCTCCAGCTGCACCTTCCGCCTGGCCACCCTGGAGGACAGGGTGGAGATCGGCTACAGCATCCGCTCCGCCATCGACAGTGAGAAGTGGGCCATGCAGGACGACGTGGCGGCCCTGGCCAAGGACTGCGGCGCGGACATCGAACTCACCGACCACTACGCCGGCTGGCCCATCCGCCCCGACTCCCCCATCCAGGACCTCTGCCGCCGGACCTACCGGGAGCTGTTCGGCGCGGAGCTCAAGACCGAGAAGGCCCACGGCGGCATCGAGCCCGGCATCGCCATCGGCGCCCTGCCTGACATGGACGCCATGGGCATCGCCCCCACCGGGCGCGGCGCCCACACCACCACCGAGCACCTCTACCTGCGCGAGGTGGAGCCGGTGTGGGAGCTGCTGCGCGCCATGCTGGAGCGCATGTGCCGCGGGAGCTGA
- a CDS encoding ABC transporter ATP-binding protein, producing MAEEKMPLIETVDLKKYFKVGRGSMLHAVDGINMKVYPGETIGVVGESGCGKSTLGRTILRLLEPSGGSILFEGEDIAKYSRAQMKQMRKNMQIIFQDPYASVDPRKSVVEIIAEYMIIDKTFKTKREIYNRAAQLMDTVGLARRYASSYPHELDGGRRQRIGIARALSVSPKFIVCDEPVSALDVSIQAQILNLLMDLQDEMKLTYMFVTHDLSVVKHISTTIMVMYLGQCLELASSDELFDHPVHPYTQALLSAIPEPDISMRSKEIKVIRGEVVSPVDPKPGCRFAARCEYCTEACTKCDPPLREVQPGHFAACHRLGQGLPVGGGQ from the coding sequence ATGGCTGAAGAAAAAATGCCCCTCATCGAGACCGTCGATCTGAAGAAGTATTTCAAGGTCGGCCGCGGCTCCATGCTCCACGCCGTGGACGGCATCAACATGAAGGTCTACCCCGGCGAGACCATCGGCGTGGTGGGCGAGTCCGGCTGCGGCAAGTCCACCCTGGGCCGCACCATCCTGCGCCTGCTGGAGCCCTCCGGCGGCTCCATCCTCTTCGAGGGGGAGGACATCGCCAAATACAGCCGCGCCCAGATGAAGCAGATGCGCAAGAACATGCAGATCATCTTCCAGGACCCCTACGCCAGCGTGGACCCCCGCAAGTCTGTGGTGGAGATCATCGCCGAGTACATGATCATCGACAAGACCTTCAAGACCAAGCGGGAGATCTACAACCGGGCCGCCCAGCTCATGGACACCGTGGGCCTGGCCCGCCGCTACGCCAGCTCCTACCCCCACGAGCTGGACGGCGGCCGCCGCCAGCGCATCGGCATCGCCCGCGCCCTGTCCGTCAGCCCCAAGTTCATCGTCTGCGACGAGCCGGTCTCCGCACTGGACGTGTCCATCCAGGCCCAGATCCTCAACCTGCTGATGGACCTCCAGGACGAGATGAAGCTCACCTACATGTTCGTCACCCACGACCTGAGCGTGGTCAAGCACATCTCCACCACCATCATGGTCATGTACCTGGGCCAGTGCCTGGAGCTAGCCAGCTCCGACGAGCTGTTCGACCACCCCGTCCACCCCTACACCCAGGCTCTGCTCTCCGCCATTCCGGAGCCCGACATCTCCATGCGCAGCAAGGAGATCAAGGTCATCCGCGGCGAGGTGGTCAGCCCCGTGGACCCCAAGCCCGGCTGCCGCTTCGCCGCCAGGTGCGAGTACTGCACCGAGGCCTGCACCAAATGCGACCCCCCGCTCAGGGAGGTACAGCCCGGCCACTTCGCCGCCTGCCACAGGCTGGGGCAGGGCTTACCCGTCGGGGGCGGACAGTAA